In Acidisarcina polymorpha, the DNA window ACCGGCCGACCGATCGTACTCAGCCTCTCACCCGGGCCGGCGCCGGTCGATGAGTACGCTGCGCTATCTGCCAACGCCAACATGTGGCGCATCTCGAACGATTTCTGGGACCGTTGGATCGACATCAAAGAGCAGTTTGAACGGGCGCACCGCTGGGAGGGTAAATCTCAACCCGGAGGCTGGCCCGATGCGGACATGCTGCCGCTTGGGCATATTGCCATTCGCGGCGAACGGGGCGATGATCGCAAGAGTCTATTCACCCACGATGAGCAGATCACGTTGATGTCGCTCTGGTCGACCTTCCGCTCCCCGCTCATGATGGGAGGCGACTTGCCGAGCAGCGACGACTTCACTCTCGGCCTGCTAAGCAATCCGGAGGTCCTCGACGTAGACCAGAAGAGCAGCGGCGGCCATCAGTCCTATGATCAAGGGGCCATCCTGGCATGGACTGCGGATGCGCCTGGCGGAACAGCAAAGTATGTCCCCGTTTTCAACACCGGGGATGCACCCGCAAAGGCGGATTTGAAATGGAACCAGGTCGGAGTCGACACCCATGAACCCCTGGTCCGTGACCTTTGGACACGGCAGGACCTTGGCCAGAAGGCAACGATCTCGCTCACCCTGCAACCCCATGCCAGTGTGCTGTACAAGGTGAGCGGACACTAGACCGTCCCATTTGCTCGACGACCGTAGCCATCCGTCCCTGTTCTTTCAACGAACCATCCGCTCGCGCATGAAAAGAACCTATGGGTTAACATCGCTCACGAACCTTTTATCTCAGGGTCGACGCTGCGCGCCTGTTCGTTGCTTCAAAAGGTTCTTGGCGCTCGCTCCAGAGATGGTCTCATTCCGAATAGCGATCCGAATGAAACTGTCCTGATGTTCCCTCGTGTTCGATAATGATTCAAGACTCATAATCGGTCGGATCAACTATGGCCTGTTCATACTAGGGTCTTCAAGCGTGTGCTAGTTCTGCTCGTCGCATCAGACTTTCACGCACCTTCACTTCGCGTCCGTTTTTAGCAATAATTAAGGGTGTTATGTCCAAGCAAGAATTCCAGACTGAAGTAAGCCAGCTCCTCCAACTCATCGTTCATTCGCTTTACTCCCACCCGGAGATTTTTCTCCGCGAGCTGATCTCCAACTCCTCCGACGCTCTCGACAAGCTGCGTCACCTCACCCTCGTCGATGACAAGTACAAGTCGCTGGTCGGCAACGGCATCGAATCTCCGCGCATCGATCTCGAGCTGGACGAAGAGAAGAAGACTCTTACCGTCTCTGACACCGGCATCGGCATGAACGAGGAAGACCTCGTCGCTCACCTCGGCACCATCGCCCGCTCCGGAACGAAAACCTTCCTTGCTCAGCTCTCCGGCGACGCCAAGAAGGACTCCAACCTCATTGGCCAGTTCGGCGTCGGCTTCTATTCCGTCTTCATGGTCGCCGACAAAGTCGAGGTCTTCTCCCGCAAGGCAGGGGAAGACAAGACCTACAAGTGGACCTCCGACGGCAAGACCGGCTTCGAGATCGAAGAGGCCACCGGCAGCGACGCCCGCTCCAGCGCTGGCAGCACCGTCCTTATTCACTTCAACGATGAGGGCGCACAGTATGCCAACTCCTGGCGCCTGCAGGAGATTGTCAAAAAGTATTCCAACCACATCGCCTTCCCTATCTTCCTCACCTACGACAAAAGCGAGTGGAACGCCGAGAAGAAGGAGTCCAGTAAATCCCGCGTCACCGAGCAAGTCAACGCCGCCTCGGCCATGTGGCAGCGCTCCAAGTCCGAGCTTAAGAGCGAGGACTATAAGGAGTTCTACAAGTCCATCACCGGCAATTGGGAAGACCCGCTTTTCTGGTTCCACACGCGCGCCGAAGGCACCTACGAGTACACCACGCTTTTTTACATCCCGGCCAAGGCCCCGATGGACCTCTACCAAGCCGACTACAAGGGTGGCATCAAGCTCTACGTCAAGCGCGTCTTCATCATGGACGACTCCAAGGAACTGCTCCCGCAATACCTCCGCTTCGTCCGCGGCGTCATCGATTCCGAAGACCTTCCACTCAACGTCTCCCGCGAGGTTCTTCAGCAGAACAAGGTCCTCAACAGCATCAAGACCGCAAGCGTCAAAAAGATTCTGTCCGAGTTGAAGAATATCGCCACCGAAGACAAGGACAAGTACGCGCTGTTTATCGCCGAATACAACCGTCCCCTCAAGGAAGGTCTCTACGGCGA includes these proteins:
- the htpG gene encoding molecular chaperone HtpG, with protein sequence MSKQEFQTEVSQLLQLIVHSLYSHPEIFLRELISNSSDALDKLRHLTLVDDKYKSLVGNGIESPRIDLELDEEKKTLTVSDTGIGMNEEDLVAHLGTIARSGTKTFLAQLSGDAKKDSNLIGQFGVGFYSVFMVADKVEVFSRKAGEDKTYKWTSDGKTGFEIEEATGSDARSSAGSTVLIHFNDEGAQYANSWRLQEIVKKYSNHIAFPIFLTYDKSEWNAEKKESSKSRVTEQVNAASAMWQRSKSELKSEDYKEFYKSITGNWEDPLFWFHTRAEGTYEYTTLFYIPAKAPMDLYQADYKGGIKLYVKRVFIMDDSKELLPQYLRFVRGVIDSEDLPLNVSREVLQQNKVLNSIKTASVKKILSELKNIATEDKDKYALFIAEYNRPLKEGLYGDFANRETLLELIRFKSTQVEGFTSLEEARQRMQPEQKAIYYITGSSESMLRNSPLLEIYKKKGIEVLILDDDIDEIVFSNVLKYGEIDLKAVNKSTTGDDFKDDSAPQKTEEIKPLLEKIKATLGEAVKEVRASARLADSPSVIVSDEDEPSARMRQMMRAMGQKDVPEPIPTLEINPDHEIIKKLLANPEDATVEDAAWLLFDQALLLEGIPPKDPATFVKRLNRVLSHSI